AGGCGATCAGCTGCAAAATCTGAAGGTGCAGATCTTAAACTTGATTGAGCTTTATAAAAACGAAAGCAAATTATCCGAGCTGAAGGTGGGGAGTTTAGACCCCCTTGCTAACATCGAACGAAAAATCGCGATGGAACAAGAGCAAATTGATCTTTTGAATAAGCATCAAGAAATCTGTTATCTCTATTTAGACTATCTATTGGAAAGCGAACTTTTAGTTAAAAATCCTGAAAAGAATTATTTAGAAAAATCACTGCAGGCGGCTTTATGAGCATTCAAGTTTCGCCGTTAAATCTTGAAAGATACGAACTGAAGTATTTGATTTCTCCGGATATGGTCGAGCCGATTTCAAAATACGTCGAAGCCTACTGTAAAATGGATTATTTTTCTGAGATCGCGCCGGATAAGTGCTACAAAATCAATAGTCTTTATTTAGATTCACCGTCGCTTTATATTTTACGTTCTAAGGAAACCGCGGAAGCCTTTCATTTTAATATGCGGGTTCGTTCCTATGGAGAAGGTCTAAAGCCGCCTTATTTTTTTGAAATTAAATACAAGCTGCGCGAGTTCGTGCGTAAAAAGAGGGCTAAGGTCACGTGTGAAAACTGGCAAGACATTTTGGAGTATGGACTTATTCCTGAAAATCTAGAGGGAATGTCCGTCGACAACCTGGAAGAGTTTTTGTTTATGAAAATGACCTACAACGTGGGGCCCGTTATTTTAACTCAGTATAAGCGTAAGGCCTATTTGTCAGAGGTGGATGATTATGCCCGGGTGACGTTTGATATGTCTTTAAGATACCAGGAAATGTTTGAATGGAACGTGAAACCCGATGATAAGATGATGTGCAACTACGACCATCCTGATATCTTTGAAGAGCCTGGGAAAAATGTGGTTTTAGAGTTGAAATGCGAAAAGAAA
This is a stretch of genomic DNA from Bdellovibrio reynosensis. It encodes these proteins:
- a CDS encoding polyphosphate polymerase domain-containing protein, which gives rise to MSIQVSPLNLERYELKYLISPDMVEPISKYVEAYCKMDYFSEIAPDKCYKINSLYLDSPSLYILRSKETAEAFHFNMRVRSYGEGLKPPYFFEIKYKLREFVRKKRAKVTCENWQDILEYGLIPENLEGMSVDNLEEFLFMKMTYNVGPVILTQYKRKAYLSEVDDYARVTFDMSLRYQEMFEWNVKPDDKMMCNYDHPDIFEEPGKNVVLELKCEKKIPYWIVDLIRKFQLQRGSFSKFGNSMLTHYTIPEVMAAGTLYR